The segment AAGCTGCCGAGTTAGAAAGCGCTGAGAGATACTGTCCGATCTCCTCAGCATTTACTTTGTTATGTTTGAATTCAACCCATTCTGTTTCTGTAGGTAGCCTGCGCAACTCTTGAACAATACTGCAATAATATTCTAAATATCTATCTGGATTCATACTTATTTAAACTCCCCGCCAATCAGGTGTTTATTGCGTAAATCATGAATATCACCTTTGTATGCAACCCGGCTGTCAGTTTTCAACCAAAGGCTGCCAATTACCATAAATTTAGATGCTGGATTCTCCGACGAAAGAAGATCCAGACGACTTTCATCACAGTAAATATCAAAATTCATCAATCATCTGCCCCTCTCTTTTCATAACTTAGATTTTTAAAGTTACTTACCCAAAGATATTTCAATTTCCTCTATCTACCCTTTGATATAAAATTCAATACTGCATCCAGTAATTTACTTGAACATTCCATTTTGCTTTCGATATTCCGGTTCAAATCATCACTTAATGCCATTAAGGAATCGACTTTAGCGACGATGCGCTTTTGTTCAGCAAGTGGGGGGAGTGAAAAAACTAAACTTGACACAATTTTCATATTTAACCCACGCCTTTGGTTTTGCCCAGTGATATCGCGTATCCTATAATACCTTCCTCTTAAATTCCAAAACAAGTATTCAGGTAAGCAAACAGAATCAATTACAGGCTTCATAGCAACCAAAGATTGATTACATGCCGCTTCAACACGCAACAAAGCAACGGTTGCTCTTGTTTTTCCCTAACCATTTAATGCAATCATGACTGAGTTTATTGGAAGAATTTTGCAATTGCTGGCATCAAGTCCTTTTTCTGTAATTCTACCGTCACAATCAAATATTTCTCCTTTATGGATGTCTCCTGATACCAACCACTTTATTTTTCCACCAAAATAATCTTTTCTACTTCTACTAGGTGTAGCACCTGTATATAAATCACAAATTCTTCCTACGATCGTCCACTCCCACCCATCCGGCACATCAAACGGAATCTCGCTCTCCTTAATCTGCTCCAGCGGCTTCTGTCTCTTAATCTTCCCCTCTTCAATCAACCGTTCCTTCTCAGCCCGTATCTTCTCAAGCAAGGCACTCGCTGGTTCATCCTTCGGGTCTTGTGGTACAAGTTTGCCCTGAACGGCAAGTTGAAGAATGGTCTGTTTTAACTCGTCAATGTTTTTCGAGGTGCTGTAAAGCAGGTCAAAGTTCTTTTCAATATGATTCCAATTCTTATTAAAATCGTGTTTGGTGGCAGAAGTGCTGAGTGCATTAAGAGAAGATTTATTGAGCAAGACCTTCTTCTCTGCTTTTTCCTGCTGTTGCTTTTCAAGGTCATCACATAATGTCATTAAGGAATCGACTTTTTCTACGATGCGCTTTTGTTCTGCAAGGGGTGGGACAGAAATGGATAATTCATAGACATTGTTTCTGTTCAGTCCTGGCTTTATTCCAAAAGAAAGACTAGTCAAATTCAAGCTAAGAAGAAGGTAGTATAAATATCTAAAATTTAAATTTTCCATTTCCAACACGTAATATGTTACATCTGTGGGCCAGAATGGTTTTTCAACAATATTTAATGCTCCAGCGGAACCCTTTCTTCCAACAATAATACTCTTTTGTGAAACATAAGGCTCTTGTACATATTTTAATATTCCGTTTGCACCATAGGCGGGTATTTTCCCTCCGATTTTACTTTTTTCTACAGCCTTACCATAGTTTAGGAATATAATGTTTCCTAACTTACATTGCACCCAACCGGTAGGTATTCTGCTTTTATATTCTTCAATATTTTTAATCTTTAATGGTTGTTGTTTGTTGACTAAACCATCCTTTACTAAATTCTCTTTTTCTCTCTGAATCTTCTCAAGCAAGGCACTGGCAGGTTCATCCTTCGAGTCTTGTGGCACAAGTTTTCCCTGAACGGCGAGTTGAAGAATCAGGTCGCGCAGTTTCTTAACCCCACCCGGTGCCTCCGCCAGTTTATCAAAATGGTAGAACAGTAAATTCATTTCGTTTTACCTCTGTTTCTTTTTGTTTTCACTGGCTCTTTGGGAACCTCTACCGGCATTGTTAGATGACCCTGTCCCATGATTTCATCTTGTGCCTTCTCTAATTCCAGCGCAAGCAATTTCTCGTTTGGCAGGTGCAGTTTGTATTCACTTACCATTATCTTGTTGGGCAACCCATCAAGTGCATACCTGGCAAGGGCATGACGCTTTTGTGCGCATAATATCAGCCCAACCGGTGGATTTTCATCGGTATTAGTCCAGTGTTCCTTTGTGTAATTACAATAGAGGTGCATCTGTCCGGCGTCGGCATGTGTGAAACGTCCTAACTTAAGATCTATAAGCACAAGACACCGTAGTTGCCTGTGGTAGAAAACAAGGTCAACCCTGAACCATTCATCATCAATACGCAGCCTTTTCTGGCGTGCGACAAAGGCGAAATCATTACCAAGTTCAAGCAGAAATGCTTCAAGATGATGTATGAGTGTTTCTTCGAGATTCTGTTCCGAGTATTCGTCCCTTAAATTTAGAAATTCAAGAATATATGGATCTTTTATCATGGCTTCCGGTGATACCGGTTCGTCACTGTTTGTTGTTTTTTTAAGAAGTCCGGCTCTGTTTTTAGACAGAAGTATCCGTTTATAAAATTGCGAGTCGATTTGCCGTTTAAGATCACGCACCGACCATCCACCCCGCATAGCTTCCTTGTGATAAAATGTACGCGCTTCATTTGTATCAAGAGTGAGAAGCTGCACATAATGTGACCAGGAAAGGGAGAAATGTCCTGATATCTCAGTTAGATATGTTTCGGTATCCCGGTCTGTCGGGCAGGATTTACGCGACACTGTCGCATATTTTGTCTTGCCTGTAGATTTACGCGACGCTGTCGCGTATTTTATGTTGAGCGGATAGGTTAGAAAAAACTGCCGCATCCGTTGAAGATTGTCTACGCTGTATCCTCTTCCCAGTACAGAAAGGTCGGCAGACAGCGAAATAAGCAATTGCTCACCATAGCCTGCACGCTTGCGGCCTTTTTGTTCAAACAGGACAATTTTCCGCCCGATTTCCCAGTTTGTAGCTGTTAAGACGGCGTTAATTGTTCGCGCCGCAATATTGCGTGAATTTTCGATGAGCGTACGCAATTCACTCAGTATAGAGGTGTATTCAGATTTGAAAAGAACACTTTTCTTTGCCTTCATTTGGTTTCCCCAAGCGCATCCATAAGCTCTTTTTTCAGGGTGTTTCGAACCTTTTCAATTTTTTTCTCTATCTCATGGTACTCTTTCAGAATATCTTTCGGGTCGCCATGGTTTTCATCAACAATATGGGGGTTTTTAATATCAAGGTTATAGTTATTGGCAATAACATCTTTTACCGATACCTTCCAGGCATATTCACTCTCTTTACGCTTTTTCCACCACCTCTTTTCGGGTTCAAATTCTTCTATCCGCATTGGCTTACCCTTGTTGTAGGACTTAACGCCTTCCGGATAGGGATGTTCGTAATACCAGATGTTTCTGGTTGGCTCGCCTTTGGTAAAGAAGAGCAGGTTGGTTTTTATGCCGGTGTACGGACAAAGGGGTCAAGTCTGCCGATGACTTAGCTTAATATTTTTCTAGCTTTATTAACTTGTTTTTTTAATTTTTTACTTCTCACCACATCAACCTTCGTCTTCTCAATTATACTACTTACGCTACTATAACTAGAAACTTTAAACTCTTTCCCTATTTCCTTCAAAGAATCACGTCTAAGCAACCTTGTTAAATAAATTGCCACATTCCTTGCTTCATTGGTTACCCCTCGATGGATACCATATAACGATCCAATGTCAACATTATATACCTTGCAAACTGAATCTTTGATTTTTTTCCTGCTGGGAACTAATACCTTTGTTTCAGGAATTTCTTCCTGAATCGAACAACCAGTATATTTCTCTTTTGCCCATTCTATAAATTTTTCAGCTCCAAGTATAATAGGCATTTTCTTCTTTGAAAAAACACCAACAATATCATCTGAATCTTCTTCTCTTATAAATTCTCTATATTCTGCCAATCGTTTCGATTTAACATCAGTCAGTAATCCAAAAAAAGCCTCCTTGTTTAACCAATTCCATTTTGATGATTTTGAAAGATATCCATTGTGGCTGCTCCATGCATAATCCTCTAATCTATCAACCATTCCAGCCCGTAATGGATTCCGGTGAATGTACCTTACCAGTACGGTAAGATAACTGTCGCTATCTAATAGTATAGACTTATATCGCCCTCTGAAAAGCTGACCGTCATGCCTGTTTTTACGATTGTATCTCTGTGTATAAATACCGTTTATATGTCTCATAGATCGTGAAAGATTTCCTTCAGGTGTATGAAGTAAAAGATGATAGTGGTTGGGCATTAAACAATACGCGGTTATATTAATATTCCATAAAGACACAGCCTCCTTTAAAACCTCTATAAAAGCAATATAGTCTTGATCAGTTGAGAATATATCTTCTCTTCTCCTTCCTCTGTTCATAATATGATACCAGGCTCCCGGGTATTGTATTCTTAGTGGCCTTGACATAGGAGAAATATATCATTGTATAGTAGTTAAGTCAATAGCAGACTTGACCCCCTTACCTAACAATGATTCTACCTTTGGTCAGAGAAACTTCTTCACGAACTTGTAATTGAATATCCCATCCAGCTTTTTCAATAGCTGGTGTGATATATTTAGTGCAGATATCTCTTTCAGATAAATCTTTCTTATTCATAGCAAGTTTTTGGGGTTAGATACCGCTTTTTTACAGTTTCCAATAGTAATTCTTGGTCTTTAATGCCATCAATCTCCTTCTCTCTTGCAGGAACTCATCATAGTGTTCTATAGTTTTGTTTTGCATCTCATCTGGTACACAGTGAGTCTTGAAATTTTCTTTCATTTCATCTATATCTGTTATTGCACCAAAGGCTGTTGAGCCATTATTGCAGTGTTCTATGAGTTTTGAGAAATATTCAGCAGGCGCTTTGTCTCCTATTGCAATATTTATTTCACTTTGCATCATGACATAGTTTGCTATTTGGTTATATCTGCCTCGTACAAGACCATTCTTTTTGAGATAGTTCTTAGGGAATAGATGATGTACATCACCTCGATGAGTAATCAGGTCTCGAACGGTTATTTCTTTTGACAAGAAACCCTTATCATTATCATGTACCTGAGAAGCTAGATAAACCTTAAAATAAGGACTACTCGCAACTGAGGTATTCATCTGTTGGGGCAAACCTGCTCCCCAGAAAGCATCAGATAATTCAGCGGCTTCTATATTTTCCAGATATTTTGAAACACCAATTTCTCCAATCTGCTTCATGTCAAAGTCAAATGATGATTCTGGAGATGAAGAATAACGACCTGTCAGTATTGACATTACCAACCACTTACGAACACAAGATTCGATTTTACTTGGCTCTACCTTATTTGCCCTTTGAACCAAATATACTATGTAAGCAAAATTTATAGCATTTTGAGATCGAATCATAGTTGAGTCAACGAAACCAGCAGATCTCAGAATCATGACAAACCGTTTAAAGTCTGTTTCATTCATAAATTTAAAAAGACCTTCTTCAAGTTGTTTAAACGATTGTTCTGCAATTCTTTCTTCATATACCCTAGTCTCAAAGTTTCTACCTGAAAGCAATGCAACTAAATCCTGAAGGCGGCCACGCTTAAACTCAGAAGTAAATGCTACACGTAACATATCAGTATATGAGGGATCATATAAATCGTCATTCTCTGTTTTTAACCATGCCATCTTTTTGAAATATTCAGTTGAAGAGAACTCTTTATCTATATCAGCAAGTTGCTGATAGAACTCTGGTGCAATAGCCAAATGACAAAAATAGTCAATGCATTTCCGTATTTTATTACCATTGTATGTTTCATTAGCTGCAATTTTAGACATGGCAAAGTCTGCCTGACTGAGAACTGCACCTTGAGAGTTTATCCTAATAAATATTTCTGTGACAGTTTCAATATCTAAATCTGAATTTAATTCAATAAGTCCAATATGGTTATTAACAATACCTCGTAACAACTCAATACTTTCGTAAATTTTGTCCTTATCACTTCCAACATTTGCTTCACAATAAGTATCTACAAGTTTGAGAATCTTGACATCTGGTGAAAGGATATCTGCTATATTCCCGATCCATGTTTTATCTTTCTTTATGGCGGGATTGGTAACCTCAAATTTCTTCTCTTTAGGATTAAAGGCAATAGTAATATTGACTCTGTTATAGTCTTTGTTAATAACTCTTTCGCCTAGCAATGATGCCATAAGCGCAGTTACTCTTTGTTGACCGTCAATTAATACTCTCTTACCTTCTGACGAAGTCCCGTCTTTTAATTTTACCGTGGGATTTCGCCAGGCAATTAAGTAGCCTATCGGATAACCCTCATACAAAGAATCTATCAAATCTCTGACTTTTGTTGCATCCCATACAAATGGACGCTGGATTTCAGGAATTGCAATTTCACCAGACGTAATCCATGTAAATAATGTTTGAATCGGATGCTGGTTAACAGAGTATTGTTGAATTGACATCTAATTCCCTCTTTTCTACAAATGAAAGATTACAAAAATAAGGAATATTGTTAATCATAACGGCATGTGAAACTTTTTCTTGTATAGACAAGAAAAATATATTGTTGATGATAATTAGAATGTGAGAAAAATTATTTGTAACTGCTTTACTGAGTGAATATTATAAGTGAGTGGGTTTGTTTTGCAATATAAAATATTGTTTACTACACCCGTCAGAAACCTATCTGATAAGAAGAAGCTCTATGCATAGAGAAAAAAAACCAGAAGATTGATAAATGACTAATGAGAAATTTCATCCCGTTTCCTCTTAAGATTAAACAAGATGTTTTATTCAGATGCATTCTGCCTCCTATATTGCTAAAATCCACCCTGTATAGATATCAAGTCTACCAATAGATTTCAAAAATAATAAGAGAGTCATTTTTCGTAAAATACACGATTCTTTACAAAATGCATTACAACAACAATAAGCTCATTTTTTCACCCTCTGACATAGTCCAATTTGTGAATTCACCGTTTGCGTGCTGGATGCAACGCAAATTATTTGAAGAACCTGATTCTGTGCAGCCTGACGAAGAAGACCCGCAACTGAAGGTTCTCCAGAATAAAGGCGATTTGCATGAGAAAGCATATCTTGAGAAGTTACGTGAAGCAGAGTTCGATATTTGTGAAATCTCTTCCGGCAATAAACTACAGCAGACTCTGAAGGCTATAAATGAAGGCCGCCAGATCATCTTCCAGGCCCGACTGGAAGGTGCCGGTATGGCCGGGAATGCGGACTTTCTTCGACTGGAAAGCGCAGAGAACAACACATACACCATCATAGACACTAAGCTGTCTCGGCATGTAAAACCCTATTTCATGGTCCAACTGTGCTGCTACGCTGATATGCTGGAGGAAATGACAGGGCAGCGGTCTGAAATTATTGGAATAGTACTCGGGAATGGTGAGGAGAGCTGTTTTCGAACAAATGATGTTTTCTATTACTATAAACGAATAAAGTCTGCATTCTTCACGTTCATGGATAGTTTCTCTCCTGAGACCCCCCCACAACCTGACCCTGCAGCAGACCATGGAGTCTGGTCATCACATGCAAAAAAAATTCTTGAGGATATGGATCACCTCTCCCGTGTTGCAAATATATCTAAAAAGCAAATAGTAAAGCTTAATGCTGCAGGGATTGATACGATGGAGAAACTGTCTACCTCTAAGGCCAAACATATTAAGGGAATTAATGACGATGTCTTTATCCGTCTGAAGGAGCAGGCTGATTTGCAGGTAAGTTCAACAAACCAGAAGCGCCCAGACTATAAGGTGCTGCAGCCTCCACCGGATAATCATTCCCCTGGCCTGGCCGCATTACCGCCAGGGTCTTCAATGGACGTCTTTTTCGATATGGAGGGGTATCCGCTCGGGGACGACTTGCTGGAATATCTGTTCGGGGCGGTTTATATAGAGAATGGGAAACCGGAGTTTCGAGATTGGTGGGCACATAATGAACCGGAAGAGAAGGCAGGATTTGAGGCATTTATTGATTGGGTTGTAGAACGCCGGCAGGCAGATCCGACCATGCATGTTTACCACTATGCCGCATATGAAAAAACAGCATTAAAACGACTGATGGGAAAATACGGAACCAGGGAACAGCACGTTGACGACCTGCTGAGAGACGGTGTCTTCGTAGACCTTTACGAGGTTGTCCGTCACGGTGTGCGTGTTGGTGAGCCTCGCTATTCAATAAAGAACCTTGAACACCTTTACATGGAATCCCGTGAAGGAGAAGTCACTGATGCAGGGGCATCAATTGTTTATTACGATGCGTGGATTGAAAGCGGCCAGTCTAAAAACTGGAAGGAATCTGATTTATTGAAGAAAATACGAGATTACAACGAGGACGACTGCCGCTCAACCTGGCTCCTGGCAAACTGGCTGAGAGAGCGGCAGGCAGAGAGCGGTATCTCCTGGACAGGAACCGCACGGAATGAGCATAAGGAAGAGGACGAACGACCCTCCGTCAGTGATGCTGTAGTTTTACGTCAGCAACTTGCTGATTTACTTTTAGCCGAAATACCAGACGAACCGACTGAACGTGAAAAAGACTCAGAGCTATGGAGAATACAGGAACTTCTGGCATGGACCCTTGAGTTTCACAGGCGCTGTGACAAACCGATGTGGTGGGAGATGTTTGAACGCCTTGAAAAGGCAGAGCATGAGTTGTCAGATGATATGGATTGCCTGGCCGGCCTTGAGCAAGTCGGCCACTATACACAGGAGAAACCGTTCTTGGCATTTCACTATAAATTTGACCCGGACCAGGAAACAAAGATAACCGAAGGATCGACGGTAAAGATTGTACCGGATATTGGTATCACTACCAAAATATCAGATTTCAATCCTGAAGGTGAAATAACTATCAAGATCGGCCAGAGGACACTAAAAAAGAACCAACTGGAATGCCTTCCTGAACGCATGTCGCTTATTCCATACAATTTTGTCAGTACCGGTGTTATCGATGATTCTATTTATGCGGTGATAAACGATTATCATGAAACAGGGCATCTTCCGGCGGCTTTAAATGACTTTTTATATCGCAGGCATCCACGATTAAAATCAGGGCATAAGGGGTTCCTTGTCCGTGCTGGAGAGAACAATATCAAAGCAGCAATTCGATCAGCAAGAGATATGGACAGCAGTTGTCTGTGTATACAGGGTCCTCCCGGAACAGGAAAGACATATACTTCTGCTCACGTTATTGTCCAACTTCTGTCTGAAGGTAAGCAAATCGGCATTACTTCAAACAGTCATAAAGCAATCATGAATTTGATGAGAGCCGTTTGCAAAGAGACAAAGGGTACTGCTTCGGGCATCAAAGTAGGCGGAGAAGAGGATTATTCGTTTTTCAGTGAATTTACTGGTATTAAATACATTAGCACTTCAAGTACTGCCGCTGCAGCTTATAGAGGTGGGTTGATCGGTGGGTCTGCCTGGTTTTTTGCACGTGAAGATATGGTAGAGAGTCTTGACTATTTATTTATAGATGAAGCAGGGCAAGTATCTGTTGCAAAACTTATCGGTATGGCACGATCAACAAAAAATCTTATTTTGCTGGGCGACCAGATGCAATTAGGACAGCCGATTCAGGGAACACACCCCGGTGAAAGCGGGCAGTCTGTCCTGGAATATTATCTCAAAGGACATGCAACCATTCCTCCGGAACAGGGAATCTTTCTGGAAACCACATGGCGGATGCACCCTGATATCTGTGAATTTATATCAGATACGTTCTATGAAGGCAGGCTTCTGCCGGAACCGCACACAAAGAATAGGATTGTAAGACTTCCTGAGGATGGTGGTAGTATTGTTACTGTTGAAGCTGGAATTCTTTTTGTTCCTGTTAAGCATGAAGGTAACGTACAGGGTAGTGATGAAGAGGCTGAGGTTATCAGAAAAATTGTAGACGAATTGACAGGCAGAGATATAACAGATAAAAACGGTAATACCTGCAGACAAGTGACTATAGGCCGTGATATTCTATTTGTAACTCCTTATAATTTACAGGTACGCAAGCTTATCCATTCACTGCCTGAAGGAGTCAGGGCCGCATCCGTTGACAAGTTCCAGGGACAGGAGGCGCCTATCGTGATCATATCCATGTGTGCAAGCCCGGGTGAATTCGGCAGCCGCGGCATGGCGTTCGTACTTGATATGAACAGGTTAAATGTAGCGATTTCGAGGGCGCAGTCACTTGCCATTGTTGTTGGAGATCCACGGCTTGTTGAAACAGACTGTTCATCCGTCAGCAACATGGAACGTCTCAACATGTATTGCAGGCTACAGGATATATGCAATTAGGCTTTCAGGATGTTTACCTTGTGTACGTGGCATTG is part of the Candidatus Scalindua japonica genome and harbors:
- a CDS encoding N-6 DNA methylase; amino-acid sequence: MWYYEHPYPEGVKSYNKGKPMRIEEFEPEKRWWKKRKESEYAWKVSVKDVIANNYNLDIKNPHIVDENHGDPKDILKEYHEIEKKIEKVRNTLKKELMDALGETK
- a CDS encoding DUF3800 domain-containing protein, with amino-acid sequence MNFDIYCDESRLDLLSSENPASKFMVIGSLWLKTDSRVAYKGDIHDLRNKHLIGGEFK
- a CDS encoding restriction endonuclease subunit S; amino-acid sequence: MNLLFYHFDKLAEAPGGVKKLRDLILQLAVQGKLVPQDSKDEPASALLEKIQREKENLVKDGLVNKQQPLKIKNIEEYKSRIPTGWVQCKLGNIIFLNYGKAVEKSKIGGKIPAYGANGILKYVQEPYVSQKSIIVGRKGSAGALNIVEKPFWPTDVTYYVLEMENLNFRYLYYLLLSLNLTSLSFGIKPGLNRNNVYELSISVPPLAEQKRIVEKVDSLMTLCDDLEKQQQEKAEKKVLLNKSSLNALSTSATKHDFNKNWNHIEKNFDLLYSTSKNIDELKQTILQLAVQGKLVPQDPKDEPASALLEKIRAEKERLIEEGKIKRQKPLEQIKESEIPFDVPDGWEWTIVGRICDLYTGATPSRSRKDYFGGKIKWLVSGDIHKGEIFDCDGRITEKGLDASNCKILPINSVMIALNG
- a CDS encoding GmrSD restriction endonuclease domain-containing protein; the encoded protein is MSIQQYSVNQHPIQTLFTWITSGEIAIPEIQRPFVWDATKVRDLIDSLYEGYPIGYLIAWRNPTVKLKDGTSSEGKRVLIDGQQRVTALMASLLGERVINKDYNRVNITIAFNPKEKKFEVTNPAIKKDKTWIGNIADILSPDVKILKLVDTYCEANVGSDKDKIYESIELLRGIVNNHIGLIELNSDLDIETVTEIFIRINSQGAVLSQADFAMSKIAANETYNGNKIRKCIDYFCHLAIAPEFYQQLADIDKEFSSTEYFKKMAWLKTENDDLYDPSYTDMLRVAFTSEFKRGRLQDLVALLSGRNFETRVYEERIAEQSFKQLEEGLFKFMNETDFKRFVMILRSAGFVDSTMIRSQNAINFAYIVYLVQRANKVEPSKIESCVRKWLVMSILTGRYSSSPESSFDFDMKQIGEIGVSKYLENIEAAELSDAFWGAGLPQQMNTSVASSPYFKVYLASQVHDNDKGFLSKEITVRDLITHRGDVHHLFPKNYLKKNGLVRGRYNQIANYVMMQSEINIAIGDKAPAEYFSKLIEHCNNGSTAFGAITDIDEMKENFKTHCVPDEMQNKTIEHYDEFLQERRRLMALKTKNYYWKL
- a CDS encoding PDDEXK nuclease domain-containing protein, which gives rise to MKAKKSVLFKSEYTSILSELRTLIENSRNIAARTINAVLTATNWEIGRKIVLFEQKGRKRAGYGEQLLISLSADLSVLGRGYSVDNLQRMRQFFLTYPLNIKYATASRKSTGKTKYATVSRKSCPTDRDTETYLTEISGHFSLSWSHYVQLLTLDTNEARTFYHKEAMRGGWSVRDLKRQIDSQFYKRILLSKNRAGLLKKTTNSDEPVSPEAMIKDPYILEFLNLRDEYSEQNLEETLIHHLEAFLLELGNDFAFVARQKRLRIDDEWFRVDLVFYHRQLRCLVLIDLKLGRFTHADAGQMHLYCNYTKEHWTNTDENPPVGLILCAQKRHALARYALDGLPNKIMVSEYKLHLPNEKLLALELEKAQDEIMGQGHLTMPVEVPKEPVKTKRNRGKTK
- a CDS encoding restriction endonuclease subunit S — protein: MLRVEAACNQSLVAMKPVIDSVCLPEYLFWNLRGRYYRIRDITGQNQRRGLNMKIVSSLVFSLPPLAEQKRIVAKVDSLMALSDDLNRNIESKMECSSKLLDAVLNFISKGR
- a CDS encoding REP-associated tyrosine transposase, with translation MSRPLRIQYPGAWYHIMNRGRRREDIFSTDQDYIAFIEVLKEAVSLWNINITAYCLMPNHYHLLLHTPEGNLSRSMRHINGIYTQRYNRKNRHDGQLFRGRYKSILLDSDSYLTVLVRYIHRNPLRAGMVDRLEDYAWSSHNGYLSKSSKWNWLNKEAFFGLLTDVKSKRLAEYREFIREEDSDDIVGVFSKKKMPIILGAEKFIEWAKEKYTGCSIQEEIPETKVLVPSRKKIKDSVCKVYNVDIGSLYGIHRGVTNEARNVAIYLTRLLRRDSLKEIGKEFKVSSYSSVSSIIEKTKVDVVRSKKLKKQVNKARKILS
- a CDS encoding TM0106 family RecB-like putative nuclease → MQRKLFEEPDSVQPDEEDPQLKVLQNKGDLHEKAYLEKLREAEFDICEISSGNKLQQTLKAINEGRQIIFQARLEGAGMAGNADFLRLESAENNTYTIIDTKLSRHVKPYFMVQLCCYADMLEEMTGQRSEIIGIVLGNGEESCFRTNDVFYYYKRIKSAFFTFMDSFSPETPPQPDPAADHGVWSSHAKKILEDMDHLSRVANISKKQIVKLNAAGIDTMEKLSTSKAKHIKGINDDVFIRLKEQADLQVSSTNQKRPDYKVLQPPPDNHSPGLAALPPGSSMDVFFDMEGYPLGDDLLEYLFGAVYIENGKPEFRDWWAHNEPEEKAGFEAFIDWVVERRQADPTMHVYHYAAYEKTALKRLMGKYGTREQHVDDLLRDGVFVDLYEVVRHGVRVGEPRYSIKNLEHLYMESREGEVTDAGASIVYYDAWIESGQSKNWKESDLLKKIRDYNEDDCRSTWLLANWLRERQAESGISWTGTARNEHKEEDERPSVSDAVVLRQQLADLLLAEIPDEPTEREKDSELWRIQELLAWTLEFHRRCDKPMWWEMFERLEKAEHELSDDMDCLAGLEQVGHYTQEKPFLAFHYKFDPDQETKITEGSTVKIVPDIGITTKISDFNPEGEITIKIGQRTLKKNQLECLPERMSLIPYNFVSTGVIDDSIYAVINDYHETGHLPAALNDFLYRRHPRLKSGHKGFLVRAGENNIKAAIRSARDMDSSCLCIQGPPGTGKTYTSAHVIVQLLSEGKQIGITSNSHKAIMNLMRAVCKETKGTASGIKVGGEEDYSFFSEFTGIKYISTSSTAAAAYRGGLIGGSAWFFAREDMVESLDYLFIDEAGQVSVAKLIGMARSTKNLILLGDQMQLGQPIQGTHPGESGQSVLEYYLKGHATIPPEQGIFLETTWRMHPDICEFISDTFYEGRLLPEPHTKNRIVRLPEDGGSIVTVEAGILFVPVKHEGNVQGSDEEAEVIRKIVDELTGRDITDKNGNTCRQVTIGRDILFVTPYNLQVRKLIHSLPEGVRAASVDKFQGQEAPIVIISMCASPGEFGSRGMAFVLDMNRLNVAISRAQSLAIVVGDPRLVETDCSSVSNMERLNMYCRLQDICN